Below is a window of bacterium DNA.
TGTAGAGATGATAAAAGAAGGTTTTAAGTCTGCTAAACTTATAATAGATACGCTCTCAAAGATAAAGTCAAAGGAAAACTTGCTTCCTTTCTCAAAAAAGATATAAAGAGGCAGAAAAGTGCTTCAGTGAGGCAGAAAAAGAAGAGGCATATATGGAAGCAATTAAGTGCTACCAAGCATTGATAAAACTTTCCCCAGAAGACAAACAGGGCTATCAATTGTTATCCTCAGTTTATGAAAAGATAGGTTTCTACGAAAAGGCAATGCTTGAACTTAAAAAAGCATTAGAGAAAAAATGAAGAAAAAAGGTAAGCTCGGGGATGATTCCGAAGGTAAGGTTAGCTCAAGATGCAATTGAAAATGGCGTAATGAAGGCACATATCATTGATGGAAGAATAAAGCATTCTCTACTCCTTGAGCTATTTACAGATTCTGGTATCGGAACACAAATAATGCGATAGAGGCTATCTATCTATCTCGCCTAAGACAATATCAAGGCTTCCAATGATGGCAACCATATCAGCCACCATTGCCCCCTTTTCAATGGAAGGAAGGCAGGAGATATTGACAAAGGATGGTGCCCTTATCTTTAACCTATAAGGTATATTAGAGCCATCTGAGATGATATAAAACCCAAGCTCTCCCTTTGAGGATTCAATGCTTCTATAAGCCTCCCCCTTAGGAATCTCAAACCCTCTTTCCATAAGGATAAAGTGATGAATTAAAGCCTCAATCTCATTCCCTACCCTATCTTTAGGTGGTGGGACTATCTTTGGAATGTCTGCTTTAATTTCGCCATCTGGCATATTAGCTATTGCCTGTTTGATAATATGGGTTGCCTCTTTCATCTCAAAAACCCTTACCAGATACCGGTCATAGACATCGCCAATACCCCTTCCGGTGGGTGTAATAAAATCAACCTCATTGTAAGCACAATATGGCTCTTGCTTTCTTATATCAAAACAAACGCCGCTTCCACGAAGGGATGGTCCAGAGACGCCATAGTTTATTGCCACATCCTTTGGGATTATCCCAACATTTTGGGTTCTTTTAAGAAAAATTGGGTTTTTTGTAAGAAGCCCCTCGTATTCATCTATCTTCTTGGGAAATATTTTTATAAAATCCTTTATTTTTTCAATGATTTTATCATCAAAATCAAAAGGAACGCCTCCAATTCTTATACAGGATGTGGTAAGCCTTGCCCCGCAATAATCCTCAAATATATCAAGGATAATCTCCCTCTCCCTGAATGTATAGAGGAATGGTGTAAATGCACCAAGGTCTAAAGCAGATGTTCCAAGCCAGACAAGGTGTGAGGCAATCCTGGAAAGCTCAGCCAATATCATTCTAATATAATCTGCCCTTTTTGGCACATCAATTCCTGCAAGCTTTTCAACAGCAAGGCAATATGCAAGGTTATTTAAGGGTGCTGATAGATAATCAAGCCTATCTGTTATGGGAAGGAATTGAGCATATCTCTTTTCCTCAGCAAGCTTTTCAATCCCACGATGGAGATAGCCAATATGTGCTTCTGGATAAATAATTCTTTCACCATCAAGGGTTAAAAGAAGCCTTAAAACTCCATGGGTAGCTGGGTGCTGAGGACCCATATTGATAAGCATTTCATGAACCTTATTCATCTTTCAATTTAAAATTTACAATTGGCTTCGCGATACTTCGTATTCAAAATTTGCAATTTCCAATGGATAATCCTTCCTCAATGGATGTCCTTCCCATTCATCTGGAAGGAGGATTCTCTTTAAGTCTGGATGATTCAAAAATCTTATTCCAAACAGGTCAAATACCTCCCTTTCATGCCAATTTGCTCCCTTCCATATAGAAGAAACAGATTCTACATCCTCATTTTCTGAAACACTAGTTTTTACACAAATCCTGTGATTATGCTCAATGGAATATAGGTGATAGACAAC
It encodes the following:
- the nuoD gene encoding NADH dehydrogenase (quinone) subunit D translates to MNKVHEMLINMGPQHPATHGVLRLLLTLDGERIIYPEAHIGYLHRGIEKLAEEKRYAQFLPITDRLDYLSAPLNNLAYCLAVEKLAGIDVPKRADYIRMILAELSRIASHLVWLGTSALDLGAFTPFLYTFREREIILDIFEDYCGARLTTSCIRIGGVPFDFDDKIIEKIKDFIKIFPKKIDEYEGLLTKNPIFLKRTQNVGIIPKDVAINYGVSGPSLRGSGVCFDIRKQEPYCAYNEVDFITPTGRGIGDVYDRYLVRVFEMKEATHIIKQAIANMPDGEIKADIPKIVPPPKDRVGNEIEALIHHFILMERGFEIPKGEAYRSIESSKGELGFYIISDGSNIPYRLKIRAPSFVNISCLPSIEKGAMVADMVAIIGSLDIVLGEIDR
- a CDS encoding NADH-quinone oxidoreductase subunit C; this encodes MSPQEVIKERFPGVCEEEDCKDLTFRIDKGILLEFMDFLYKKLSFEFLTDICGTDYPKREKRFDVVYHLYSIEHNHRICVKTSVSENEDVESVSSIWKGANWHEREVFDLFGIRFLNHPDLKRILLPDEWEGHPLRKDYPLEIANFEYEVSRSQL